A genomic segment from Acidobacteriota bacterium encodes:
- the had gene encoding 6-hydroxycyclohex-1-ene-1-carbonyl-CoA dehydrogenase: protein MSTGKDGRCEAWVMTAPQAPLERQERPLPEPGAGEALVEVAGCGVCHTDVSFLYMGVRTRKDPPLVLGHEISGTVLQVGEGVSAGLVGRPVIVPAVLPCGRCDLCTRDQRRICRKQVMPGNDRDGGFASHVCVPARFLCPVPEAALARHELWQLAVVSDAVSTPFQAVRRAGVKRGDLAIFIGVGGIGVHGVQAAAASGAHVIALDVDAAKLEQAMTAGADSVLDVSGMSPKEIRKQVAAHAAQAGAPAHMWKIFETSGTAAGQETAFALLGFGATLAVVGFTMDKPSVRLSNLMAFDATAFGNWGCDPLLYPEILEWVADGRIKIEPFVERHPLAEANAVLEAAHHGRLSRRAVLVPA from the coding sequence ATGAGTACGGGAAAGGACGGTCGCTGCGAAGCCTGGGTGATGACGGCGCCGCAGGCGCCGCTGGAGCGCCAGGAACGGCCCCTGCCGGAGCCCGGCGCGGGCGAGGCGCTGGTCGAGGTCGCCGGGTGCGGCGTGTGCCACACCGACGTGTCGTTCCTCTATATGGGAGTGCGGACCCGGAAGGACCCGCCGCTCGTGCTCGGGCACGAGATCAGCGGAACGGTCCTGCAGGTGGGGGAAGGGGTCTCGGCCGGTCTCGTCGGCCGGCCGGTCATCGTGCCGGCGGTGCTGCCGTGCGGGCGATGCGACCTCTGCACCCGGGATCAGCGGCGCATCTGCCGCAAGCAGGTGATGCCGGGCAACGACAGGGACGGCGGCTTCGCGTCGCATGTCTGCGTGCCGGCGCGCTTTCTCTGCCCCGTCCCGGAGGCGGCGCTGGCGCGCCACGAACTGTGGCAGCTCGCCGTCGTGTCGGATGCGGTCAGCACCCCGTTCCAGGCGGTGCGCCGGGCCGGGGTGAAGCGGGGCGACCTCGCGATCTTCATCGGCGTCGGGGGAATCGGCGTCCACGGTGTCCAGGCGGCGGCCGCGAGCGGGGCGCACGTGATCGCGCTCGACGTCGATGCCGCGAAGCTCGAGCAGGCGATGACGGCCGGCGCGGACTCCGTCCTCGACGTCTCGGGAATGAGCCCGAAGGAAATCCGGAAACAGGTCGCAGCGCACGCCGCGCAGGCGGGCGCGCCCGCGCACATGTGGAAGATCTTCGAGACCTCCGGAACGGCAGCGGGCCAGGAAACCGCGTTCGCGCTGCTCGGATTCGGCGCCACGCTCGCCGTCGTCGGTTTCACGATGGACAAGCCGAGCGTCCGGCTGAGCAATCTGATGGCGTTCGACGCGACCGCGTTCGGCAACTGGGGCTGTGATCCGCTGCTCTATCCCGAAATCCTCGAATGGGTCGCGGACGGCCGGATCAAGATCGAACCGTTCGTCGAGCGGCACCCGCTCGCCGAGGCGAACGCCGTGCTCGAGGCCGCCCACCACGGGCGCCTGTCGCGCCGCGCCGTCCTCGTCCCGGCGTAG
- a CDS encoding thiolase family protein encodes MAAFDNVYIPYGGYWSTPFCKWQGSFATLPPIPFAAEMTRRALEEREIDRKRIDGLCLGLTIPSHHSFYGAPWLAGLAGLETLTGPTINQACATSARCVALGAQEVATGQSKVFLAVAADRTSNGPHVYYPNPAGPGGTGEHEDWVLDSFGHDPFAKNSMIQTAENVAKEAGISREEQEELTLLRHRQYQRALADGAAFQRRYMLLPVEVRDPRGRKVVATVEGDEGVYPTTREGLQKLKPVLPGGTVTFGTQTYPADGNAGMLICGKEAAKELSRDPAIEIRVLAFAQARVGKGLMPMANVPASRKALEAAGIDVADLTAVTTHVPFAVNDVYLARELGIDPEKMNRYGCSLIWGHPQGPTGLRALMELIEDLAGAGGGYGLFTGCAAGDSAAALVIRVTVH; translated from the coding sequence GTGGCCGCATTCGACAATGTCTACATCCCCTACGGCGGCTACTGGTCGACGCCGTTCTGCAAATGGCAGGGCAGCTTCGCCACGCTGCCGCCGATTCCGTTCGCCGCGGAGATGACCCGCAGGGCGCTCGAGGAGCGAGAGATCGACCGCAAGCGGATCGACGGCCTCTGTCTGGGGCTGACGATCCCGTCGCACCATTCGTTCTACGGCGCACCGTGGCTCGCCGGCCTGGCCGGTCTCGAGACGCTCACCGGACCGACGATCAACCAGGCCTGCGCGACGTCCGCCCGTTGCGTCGCCCTGGGCGCCCAGGAGGTCGCTACCGGCCAGTCGAAGGTTTTTCTCGCGGTGGCCGCCGACCGCACGAGCAACGGCCCGCACGTCTACTACCCGAACCCCGCCGGTCCGGGCGGAACGGGTGAGCACGAGGACTGGGTCCTGGACAGCTTCGGTCACGACCCCTTCGCCAAGAACTCGATGATCCAGACCGCGGAGAACGTGGCGAAGGAGGCCGGCATCAGCCGCGAGGAACAGGAGGAGCTCACGCTGCTGCGCCACCGGCAATATCAGCGGGCGCTCGCCGACGGCGCCGCTTTCCAGCGCCGGTACATGCTCCTTCCCGTCGAGGTCAGGGATCCCCGCGGGCGGAAGGTCGTGGCGACCGTGGAGGGAGACGAAGGGGTCTATCCCACCACGCGAGAAGGGCTCCAGAAACTGAAGCCGGTTCTTCCCGGAGGAACGGTCACCTTCGGCACCCAGACCTACCCCGCCGACGGCAACGCCGGGATGCTGATTTGCGGCAAGGAGGCTGCCAAGGAGCTGAGCCGCGATCCCGCCATCGAGATCCGCGTGCTCGCGTTCGCGCAGGCCCGCGTCGGCAAGGGGCTGATGCCGATGGCCAACGTTCCCGCCTCGCGGAAGGCCCTCGAGGCGGCGGGCATCGACGTCGCGGACCTCACCGCCGTGACGACCCACGTGCCGTTCGCCGTCAACGACGTCTACCTGGCGCGCGAGCTGGGGATCGACCCGGAGAAGATGAACCGCTACGGATGTTCGCTCATCTGGGGCCACCCCCAGGGCCCGACGGGTCTGCGCGCCCTGATGGAGCTGATCGAGGACCTCGCGGGCGCGGGCGGGGGTTACGGCCTGTTCACGGGGTGCGCCGCGGGCGACAGCGCGGCGGCGCTGGTGATCCGAGTGACCGTGCACTGA
- a CDS encoding TetR/AcrR family transcriptional regulator, translating into MSQDAGPTPQGEAEPSRTEQKLDRLLAAAAELMARQGFSQTTIRDVARATGYSLAGMYYYFKSKEDLLFQIQLRTFTSLLEQQQEALARGGTAEERLRRFVRGHLGFFVEHFNELKVCTFELESLSEEAYREIEAVRRRYYRLAAGVIAELMGRDGGNPETDRAVRHATLFVFGSLNWIFMWFDPERDGPVDALADEVVDLVLHGVRAVARGRS; encoded by the coding sequence ATGAGCCAGGATGCGGGCCCGACGCCACAGGGCGAGGCGGAGCCGTCGCGGACGGAGCAGAAGCTCGACCGCCTCCTCGCCGCCGCGGCCGAGCTGATGGCGCGGCAGGGCTTCAGCCAGACGACGATCCGCGACGTGGCGCGGGCCACCGGCTACAGCCTGGCCGGCATGTACTACTACTTCAAGAGCAAAGAGGATCTGCTGTTCCAGATCCAGTTGAGGACGTTCACCTCGCTCCTGGAGCAGCAGCAGGAGGCACTCGCCCGCGGCGGAACAGCGGAGGAACGGCTCCGCCGGTTCGTCAGGGGCCATCTCGGCTTCTTCGTCGAGCATTTCAACGAACTGAAGGTCTGCACCTTCGAGCTCGAGTCGCTGAGCGAGGAGGCGTACCGCGAGATCGAGGCGGTTCGGCGCCGGTACTACCGCCTGGCGGCCGGCGTGATCGCGGAGCTGATGGGGCGTGACGGCGGGAACCCGGAAACGGACCGGGCCGTCCGGCACGCCACGCTGTTCGTCTTCGGCAGCCTGAACTGGATTTTCATGTGGTTCGACCCCGAACGGGACGGCCCGGTCGACGCTCTTGCCGACGAGGTCGTCGATCTCGTGCTCCACGGCGTGCGCGCGGTGGCGCGGGGGAGGAGCTGA
- a CDS encoding 2-hydroxyacyl-CoA dehydratase translates to MGDYFRALGEAAEKRSAPVAWCTSVGPAELLRALGFAVYFPENHGAMLGASRRANRTMPHAHALGYSPDICSYLTSDIGAYLCGETPLAAHGLNGIPRADVLVYNTNQCREVRDWFEFYGREWGVPVIGVDSFRALETIDDSHVDAVTRQLEALVPTLESVAGRRLDAAALEETVRLARECSDLWKACLDTAAARPAPLTFFDGTIHMGPAVVLRGAPEANRYYQALLAELRERVDEGVAAVEGERYRLYWEGMPIWGKLRSLSELFASLRTAVVASTYCSSWVFDALDPGDPLRSMARASLELFIARAEAVKERYLEEMCRRFSVDGVLFHDARTCPHNSNTRFGMPRRFQERTGIPTIVVDGDLNDLRCFSEEQTRTSLEGFVEQLEEAAAGRPGGAA, encoded by the coding sequence ATGGGGGACTACTTTCGCGCCCTCGGCGAGGCCGCCGAGAAGCGCTCGGCGCCCGTCGCGTGGTGCACCAGCGTCGGGCCGGCCGAGTTGCTGCGGGCGCTCGGCTTCGCCGTCTATTTCCCCGAGAATCACGGAGCGATGCTGGGCGCGTCGCGCCGGGCCAACCGGACGATGCCCCACGCGCACGCCCTCGGCTACTCTCCCGACATCTGCTCGTATCTGACCAGCGACATCGGGGCGTACCTCTGCGGGGAGACCCCGCTCGCCGCCCACGGCCTCAACGGGATTCCGCGCGCCGACGTTCTCGTCTACAACACGAACCAATGCCGCGAGGTGAGGGACTGGTTCGAGTTCTACGGCCGCGAGTGGGGCGTTCCGGTGATCGGCGTCGACTCGTTTCGGGCCCTGGAGACGATCGACGACTCGCACGTCGATGCGGTGACCCGCCAGCTCGAGGCCCTGGTCCCCACCCTCGAGTCGGTGGCCGGTCGCCGCCTCGACGCCGCCGCCCTCGAAGAGACCGTTCGATTGGCGAGGGAGTGCAGCGATCTCTGGAAGGCCTGCCTCGACACGGCCGCGGCACGCCCCGCTCCGCTGACATTCTTCGACGGGACGATCCACATGGGGCCGGCCGTGGTTCTTCGGGGCGCGCCCGAGGCGAACCGCTACTACCAGGCGTTGCTGGCCGAGCTCCGCGAGAGGGTGGACGAGGGGGTCGCGGCGGTGGAAGGCGAGCGCTACCGCCTCTACTGGGAGGGCATGCCGATCTGGGGCAAGCTGCGGAGCCTTTCCGAATTGTTCGCTTCCCTGCGGACGGCGGTGGTCGCCTCGACCTACTGCTCGAGCTGGGTGTTCGACGCGCTCGACCCCGGCGACCCGCTGCGCTCCATGGCGCGCGCTTCGCTGGAGCTTTTCATCGCGCGCGCGGAGGCCGTCAAGGAGCGGTATCTGGAGGAGATGTGCCGGCGGTTCAGCGTCGACGGGGTGCTGTTCCACGACGCGCGAACCTGCCCGCACAACTCGAACACCCGATTCGGCATGCCGCGGCGGTTCCAGGAGCGGACGGGCATCCCCACGATCGTGGTCGACGGCGATCTGAACGATCTGCGCTGCTTCTCCGAAGAGCAGACGAGAACGAGCCTCGAGGGGTTCGTCGAGCAACTCGAGGAGGCGGCGGCGGGCCGCCCGGGGGGCGCCGCATGA
- a CDS encoding 2-hydroxyglutaryl-CoA dehydratase, protein MPMPDRSHRLGAGIDAGTECVKAVVVEPSGRIRGRAVVPTTGYFETAAQAALAAALEDAQLDLGDLAVVAATGFGAECVPNAVVTVAETAAHARGAFAHRRSPMTVIDIGGRDPKAITVDARGRRVDARTTRRCAMGIGTFLAFTARHLDVHPSRLQELAATAESPAVISSYCSVFAGTEVLERLRNGARREEIALGCIHSIAERIIEIGALEPPLVATGGVPEYFPGVVRELSRLLGSEVEVIPEPIVAGAVGAALLALEAGEGERKGGDGAAQASS, encoded by the coding sequence GTGCCGATGCCTGATCGGAGCCATCGGTTGGGTGCGGGGATCGACGCCGGGACCGAATGCGTGAAGGCGGTCGTCGTCGAGCCCTCGGGACGGATCCGGGGTCGCGCCGTCGTCCCGACCACCGGCTACTTCGAGACCGCCGCTCAGGCGGCGCTTGCCGCGGCGCTCGAGGACGCGCAGCTCGACCTCGGCGATCTCGCGGTGGTGGCGGCGACAGGGTTCGGGGCGGAGTGCGTGCCGAACGCGGTGGTGACCGTCGCAGAAACCGCGGCGCACGCGAGGGGAGCCTTCGCCCACCGCCGTTCGCCGATGACGGTGATCGACATCGGGGGCCGGGATCCGAAAGCGATCACGGTGGATGCGCGCGGCCGGCGGGTGGACGCGCGCACCACGCGGCGCTGCGCCATGGGAATCGGGACGTTCCTCGCGTTCACCGCCCGCCATCTCGACGTCCATCCCTCGAGGCTCCAGGAGCTGGCGGCCACGGCGGAGTCCCCGGCGGTGATCAGCAGCTACTGTTCCGTGTTCGCCGGTACGGAGGTCCTCGAGCGGCTGCGGAACGGAGCCCGACGGGAGGAGATCGCCCTCGGATGCATTCACTCGATCGCCGAGCGCATCATCGAGATCGGCGCCCTCGAACCGCCGCTGGTGGCGACCGGAGGTGTTCCGGAGTACTTCCCAGGTGTGGTGCGGGAGCTCTCGCGCCTGCTGGGCTCGGAGGTGGAGGTGATTCCCGAGCCCATCGTGGCCGGGGCGGTCGGTGCGGCTCTCCTTGCCCTGGAGGCGGGAGAGGGAGAGAGGAAAGGAGGCGACGGTGCCGCGCAAGCCTCTTCGTAG
- a CDS encoding enoyl-CoA hydratase/isomerase family protein, with the protein METRQEVRLTVDEGIARLTLAAPPLNILTAALMRELDAALRRAGEDREVKAVALAAEGRAFSAGADVGEHRPEQARDMIAAFSALFDTIDALEVPLVAAVGGAALGAGFELAMSADIVVAADSAKFGQPEIRLGFFAPLAVARLPYLVGPARAVEITATGRTYTAEEMHRMGLVSRVVPRDGLDAALEEVLADLRRASPLVMRMNVRRIRAQMRAATEARHEAERRFLDELMATEDVREGIASFFEKRAPQWRNR; encoded by the coding sequence ATGGAGACGCGGCAGGAAGTTCGGCTGACGGTCGACGAGGGTATCGCAAGGCTCACGCTCGCCGCCCCGCCCCTCAACATCCTCACGGCCGCGCTGATGCGCGAGCTGGACGCGGCGCTCCGGCGGGCGGGCGAGGATCGGGAGGTCAAGGCCGTGGCGCTGGCCGCGGAGGGGCGGGCCTTCAGCGCCGGCGCCGACGTGGGCGAGCACCGCCCGGAACAAGCGCGCGACATGATCGCCGCGTTCAGCGCGCTGTTCGACACCATCGACGCGCTGGAAGTCCCGCTGGTGGCGGCGGTCGGCGGGGCGGCCCTCGGCGCGGGGTTCGAGCTCGCGATGTCGGCGGACATCGTGGTCGCGGCCGACTCGGCGAAGTTCGGCCAGCCGGAGATCCGACTCGGCTTTTTCGCCCCCCTGGCGGTCGCGCGCCTGCCGTACCTCGTGGGGCCCGCGCGCGCGGTCGAGATCACCGCGACCGGAAGGACCTACACCGCTGAAGAGATGCACCGGATGGGACTCGTGTCCCGGGTCGTCCCGCGCGACGGGTTGGATGCGGCCCTCGAGGAGGTCTTGGCCGATCTCCGCCGCGCGAGTCCTCTGGTGATGCGCATGAACGTCCGGCGGATCCGCGCGCAGATGCGGGCGGCGACCGAGGCGCGCCACGAGGCCGAGCGCCGATTCCTCGACGAGTTGATGGCCACGGAGGACGTGCGGGAGGGGATCGCTTCGTTCTTCGAGAAACGGGCGCCGCAATGGCGAAACCGCTGA
- a CDS encoding SDR family oxidoreductase, translated as MDLGLEGKAALVTGGAGGIGRAIVRALLDEGCRVAVLDAEGRAAAACRELDPGGEATVALDADVTDFQGAERAVGEAKRAFGRLDILVCCAGITRDHVSWKMPEESWDAVLAVNLKGVFNYNRAAGRLFKEQGSGRIVNISSINGLRGKFGQANYSASKAGVVGLTRTMARELGRYGVTVNAVAPGMIETAMARSVPPEFLEEARREAALGRLGAPEDVAWAVVFLCSDRARHITGDVLKVDGGQIT; from the coding sequence ATGGATCTCGGACTCGAAGGAAAGGCGGCGCTCGTCACGGGAGGCGCGGGCGGGATCGGCCGGGCGATCGTGCGAGCTCTCCTCGACGAGGGGTGCCGCGTCGCCGTTCTCGACGCCGAGGGACGCGCGGCCGCCGCCTGCCGCGAACTCGATCCCGGCGGGGAGGCCACCGTCGCGCTCGACGCGGACGTGACGGACTTCCAGGGCGCCGAGCGCGCGGTCGGCGAGGCGAAGCGCGCCTTCGGGCGCCTCGACATCCTCGTGTGCTGCGCCGGCATCACGCGCGACCATGTCTCGTGGAAAATGCCGGAGGAAAGCTGGGACGCCGTGCTCGCCGTGAACCTCAAAGGAGTGTTCAACTACAACCGGGCGGCGGGACGGCTCTTCAAGGAGCAAGGGAGCGGCCGGATCGTCAACATCTCTTCGATCAACGGCCTTCGCGGCAAGTTCGGCCAGGCGAACTACTCGGCGTCCAAGGCGGGCGTGGTGGGTCTCACCCGGACGATGGCGCGCGAGCTGGGCCGTTACGGTGTGACGGTGAACGCCGTCGCGCCGGGAATGATCGAGACGGCGATGGCCCGCAGCGTGCCTCCGGAGTTCCTCGAGGAGGCGCGCCGGGAGGCGGCGCTCGGGCGTCTGGGGGCGCCGGAGGACGTCGCCTGGGCGGTGGTTTTCCTCTGCTCGGACCGTGCCCGGCACATCACCGGCGACGTGCTGAAAGTGGACGGGGGACAGATCACCTGA
- a CDS encoding ATPase — MSRFGGVDCGSWFTKAAVIDASGNLLGRAAVRTGADIRSAARRALDEALAASGLSDGDLSSVWATGFGRDNVDFADGRRTELDCHARGVAHYVQGPLTIVDIGGQDTKVIRLDEKGRRVSHKMNRKCAAGTGSFLDEIALRLEVDVGELDGIAREYREDLELGSFCTVFAATELLAAIRRGTPPADLVRAAYRSLVKRVLAMDVFRGEVVATGGVVAHHPMVVELMEESLGVRVTVPPHPQEMGAFGAALAARAAAQAGAPARAGREDEE, encoded by the coding sequence ATGAGCCGGTTCGGCGGTGTCGATTGCGGCTCTTGGTTCACGAAGGCCGCCGTGATCGACGCGTCCGGAAACCTTCTCGGCCGGGCGGCCGTCCGCACGGGCGCGGACATCCGCTCCGCGGCACGCCGCGCGCTCGACGAGGCGCTCGCGGCCTCGGGTCTTTCGGACGGGGACCTTTCCTCCGTCTGGGCGACGGGCTTCGGCCGGGACAACGTCGACTTCGCCGACGGGCGCCGCACGGAGCTGGATTGCCACGCCCGCGGCGTGGCGCACTACGTTCAGGGTCCGCTGACGATCGTCGACATCGGCGGACAGGACACCAAGGTCATTCGGCTGGACGAGAAGGGACGCCGCGTCTCGCACAAAATGAACCGCAAGTGCGCCGCCGGCACCGGCAGCTTTCTCGACGAGATCGCCCTCCGCCTGGAGGTCGACGTCGGAGAGCTCGACGGGATCGCCCGGGAGTACCGGGAGGATCTGGAGCTGGGGAGCTTTTGCACGGTGTTCGCCGCCACCGAGCTGCTGGCCGCCATCCGCCGGGGGACGCCGCCGGCCGATCTGGTTCGTGCGGCCTACCGCTCGCTCGTCAAGCGCGTGCTGGCGATGGATGTCTTCCGGGGAGAGGTGGTCGCGACCGGAGGAGTGGTGGCGCATCACCCGATGGTCGTCGAGCTGATGGAGGAGAGTCTCGGGGTGCGCGTCACCGTTCCGCCGCACCCTCAGGAGATGGGAGCTTTCGGCGCGGCGCTGGCGGCGCGGGCCGCCGCGCAGGCCGGCGCGCCGGCCAGGGCCGGAAGGGAGGACGAAGAGTGA
- a CDS encoding 2-dehydropantoate 2-reductase: MRILIVGAGALGGLVGAHLAEAGEDVVLLEINQARVRLLSEEGLLISQEGQPERRVHLQVVSSLDGIEPVDLVFISVKSHQTENATRAALPAAKPSTLFLSMQNGIGNTETMAGIVGPERVLCGITYHSIQHVGPNRLRYRAGIKPIQIAPYDRRIRPEVEAVGEVFRRAGLETNVVPDIDHVIWQKLLHNAVVNPTSAVTGLTCREMLADEDLMAFMRALCDEIVAVMRARGVPIVDEEDPFRPVIGSLKALGKNRPSMWQDLARGQLTEIDAINGAIVKEARRLGLDAPHCWALTRFIHSRERQKILKKREMAQRVEQAAARAARPGPARPLRAGAGGGMPEGRVPLRTAPRLKEMVRAYYRDLAEADRDPKRRVACCSTLGPVEIVRAFGYVPYFPENHAALIGASRQASRYIPRALAEGFTQFVNSGMACDIGALLAGDSPLVTAYGIDGPPRPQVAVYNTADGLSLIPWFGFYGEHYGIPVLGLHPPALLGTVEPLDVDAAVQQHLRLIERLERLTGEKLDMDRLAEVTAHSARAAALWEEIIELGAHVPSPLTLFDLLVHMAPIVMMRGTPEAVEYYEILKAELEDRVAQRIEAVPGERHRLYWEGPPVWGALRVLAKLFLDHKAVVVASTFSGKFALTGMDPDNPIESLARTYTSVFTNRSDDYKADFLMTEFERFGVDAVVYHDGRTTPEYSNVRYGLGARVARRTGLPSLFLEADSHDLRLFSIDGIRRQLEDFIDGPARREGARAGRGGADA, encoded by the coding sequence ATGCGGATCCTGATCGTCGGAGCGGGAGCGCTGGGCGGACTGGTGGGCGCGCACCTCGCCGAGGCAGGCGAGGATGTGGTGCTGCTGGAGATCAACCAGGCCCGCGTCCGGCTGCTCTCCGAGGAAGGGTTGCTGATCTCGCAGGAGGGGCAGCCGGAACGGCGGGTGCACCTCCAGGTCGTTTCTTCGCTCGACGGCATCGAACCGGTCGATCTCGTGTTCATCTCGGTCAAGAGCCATCAGACCGAGAACGCGACCCGCGCCGCGCTCCCCGCAGCCAAGCCCTCGACCCTCTTCCTGTCGATGCAGAACGGTATCGGCAACACGGAGACGATGGCCGGGATCGTGGGACCGGAGCGGGTTCTCTGCGGGATCACGTACCACAGCATTCAGCATGTCGGCCCGAACCGCCTTCGCTACCGCGCCGGCATCAAGCCGATCCAGATCGCCCCCTACGACCGCCGGATTCGGCCCGAGGTCGAGGCGGTCGGCGAGGTGTTCCGCCGCGCGGGCCTCGAGACGAATGTCGTCCCCGACATCGACCACGTGATCTGGCAGAAGCTCCTGCACAACGCGGTGGTGAACCCCACGTCGGCGGTCACGGGCCTCACCTGCCGCGAGATGCTGGCCGACGAGGACCTGATGGCGTTCATGCGGGCGCTTTGCGACGAGATCGTGGCGGTCATGCGCGCGCGCGGGGTGCCGATCGTGGACGAGGAGGATCCGTTCCGCCCGGTGATCGGCTCGCTGAAGGCGCTGGGAAAGAACCGCCCGTCGATGTGGCAGGATCTCGCCCGCGGGCAGCTCACCGAGATCGACGCGATCAACGGCGCCATCGTCAAGGAGGCACGGCGGCTGGGGCTCGACGCGCCTCACTGCTGGGCGCTGACGCGCTTCATCCACTCGCGGGAACGCCAGAAGATCCTGAAGAAACGGGAGATGGCGCAGAGGGTCGAGCAAGCGGCGGCCCGCGCGGCGCGGCCCGGCCCGGCCCGGCCGCTGCGCGCCGGGGCCGGAGGGGGGATGCCGGAGGGGCGGGTGCCCCTGCGGACGGCGCCCCGGCTCAAGGAGATGGTCCGGGCCTACTACCGGGACCTGGCCGAGGCCGACCGCGACCCCAAGCGCCGCGTAGCCTGCTGCTCCACGCTGGGACCGGTGGAGATCGTTCGCGCCTTCGGATACGTCCCCTACTTCCCGGAAAACCACGCGGCCCTGATCGGGGCGAGCCGCCAGGCGAGTCGCTACATCCCGCGCGCGCTCGCCGAGGGGTTCACCCAGTTCGTCAACTCGGGCATGGCCTGCGACATCGGGGCCCTTCTCGCCGGGGACAGCCCCCTGGTGACCGCGTACGGGATCGATGGGCCGCCGCGGCCGCAGGTGGCGGTCTACAACACCGCCGACGGACTCAGCCTGATCCCCTGGTTCGGATTCTACGGCGAGCACTACGGCATCCCGGTGCTCGGCCTCCACCCCCCGGCGCTGCTCGGGACCGTCGAACCGCTCGATGTGGATGCCGCCGTCCAGCAGCACCTGCGCCTGATCGAGAGGCTGGAGAGGCTGACGGGAGAGAAGCTGGACATGGACCGGCTGGCGGAGGTCACCGCGCACAGCGCGCGCGCCGCCGCGCTGTGGGAGGAGATCATCGAGCTCGGCGCACACGTTCCCTCGCCCCTGACGCTGTTCGATCTCTTGGTCCACATGGCGCCGATCGTGATGATGCGCGGGACGCCCGAAGCCGTGGAGTACTACGAGATCCTCAAGGCGGAACTGGAGGACCGCGTCGCCCAGCGCATCGAGGCGGTCCCGGGAGAGCGGCACCGGCTGTACTGGGAAGGCCCGCCGGTGTGGGGCGCCCTCCGCGTGCTCGCCAAGCTGTTTCTCGATCACAAGGCGGTCGTCGTCGCGTCGACGTTCTCGGGCAAGTTCGCCCTCACCGGTATGGATCCGGACAACCCGATCGAATCGCTCGCGCGGACCTACACGAGTGTTTTCACCAACAGGTCGGACGACTACAAGGCCGATTTCCTGATGACCGAATTCGAGCGGTTCGGCGTCGATGCCGTGGTCTACCACGACGGGCGGACCACGCCCGAGTACAGCAACGTCCGTTACGGACTGGGGGCCCGCGTCGCCCGGAGGACGGGCCTCCCGTCGCTGTTCCTGGAGGCGGACAGTCACGACCTGAGGCTCTTCTCGATCGACGGCATCCGCCGGCAGCTCGAGGATTTCATCGACGGCCCGGCGCGCCGCGAGGGCGCGCGGGCCGGCCGGGGGGGTGCCGATGCCTGA
- a CDS encoding xanthine dehydrogenase produces the protein MSAGHWRAGRWRMRGRVDPHDPLRRISDGREQVELDAYREFVRLADAGRPVALVTVVDAEGSAPRGMGGAMAVRADGSIVGTVGGGSLELLVIEQALEALRDGRARLLHYDFSGGPEQNLDKACTGKTDFFIQPALPRPKLFIFGAGHIGRALAPIAAGAGFRVTVVDPRPGFAVRDRFPAEVELREGPFQEVIAELPFDERTYAVIVTHGHTEDEAVLRACLPRPWAYLGMIGSRAKVARLFRAVATSEEARRRLARVHAPIGLDLGGRTPGEIALAIAAEIQAVRYGRRKIEKMSEQFRPAALRPAEAERGT, from the coding sequence ATGTCCGCCGGGCACTGGAGGGCCGGGAGGTGGCGGATGCGCGGGCGAGTTGATCCGCACGATCCGCTCCGCCGGATCTCCGACGGTCGCGAGCAGGTCGAACTGGACGCCTACCGCGAGTTCGTGCGCCTCGCCGACGCCGGCCGCCCGGTCGCTCTCGTCACGGTGGTCGACGCGGAAGGTTCGGCGCCGCGAGGCATGGGCGGCGCCATGGCCGTCCGGGCCGACGGCAGCATCGTTGGCACCGTGGGCGGGGGGAGCCTGGAGCTGCTCGTCATCGAACAGGCCCTCGAGGCGCTGCGGGACGGAAGGGCCCGGCTCCTCCACTACGATTTCTCCGGCGGCCCGGAACAGAACCTCGACAAGGCCTGCACCGGGAAGACCGACTTCTTCATCCAGCCGGCGCTCCCGCGCCCGAAGCTGTTCATCTTCGGCGCCGGTCACATCGGCCGCGCGCTGGCCCCCATCGCCGCGGGTGCGGGCTTCCGCGTGACGGTGGTCGATCCGCGGCCCGGCTTCGCGGTGCGGGACCGGTTTCCCGCGGAGGTGGAGCTGCGGGAGGGGCCGTTCCAGGAAGTGATCGCGGAACTGCCCTTCGACGAGCGGACCTACGCGGTCATCGTCACACACGGGCACACCGAGGACGAGGCGGTCCTGCGCGCCTGCTTGCCGCGACCCTGGGCCTACCTGGGCATGATCGGGAGCCGGGCCAAGGTCGCGCGGCTCTTCCGGGCGGTCGCGACGAGCGAGGAGGCCCGGCGCCGCCTGGCTCGCGTCCACGCGCCGATCGGGCTCGATCTCGGCGGGCGAACGCCCGGGGAGATCGCCCTGGCGATCGCGGCGGAGATCCAGGCGGTTCGCTACGGGCGGCGGAAAATCGAAAAGATGAGCGAGCAGTTCCGACCCGCGGCGCTGCGCCCCGCGGAGGCGGAACGGGGCACGTGA